From Amaranthus tricolor cultivar Red isolate AtriRed21 chromosome 4, ASM2621246v1, whole genome shotgun sequence:
CCAAATTTGACTTCATCACGTTTTGGAAGGTCGAGTATCTGCTCTGATTTGCCTTTCTTCTGTTTCTTTTTCTTAGCTTTTAGAAACCTGCATTCAAACATGGCTTGTTATACAAAGTTCACATGCACCAAAACAAAGAAGCAAAGATCATTGTCGATGATTTCAGTTCTAACAAATGACCGATTATCCTAGGTAGCTGATCAACACATGATTGACACAGTTGATTTCGATTATACCCAAAGAAATTATCATATCTTCTCCGTTCCAAGATCTACTGGACTAAAATGGGATTGATTGTTCTCTTACAATCTCAGATAGCACATAGAACAATCAAGAAACTAGTCCTGATCTTCAATTTATGCACAGGGTTGTAGAAAAAAGAACAGTTGTGTCTGAGATGTTTGACACAGGCTTGTTGATTGATGATATTGAATTTCCTGTATTGGCTTCACTCACCAACACATTCAATTCCCCAATGTATGATTAAGTTCACTCCCTAATCAAACAATGGTTGTGatcttgcttcactcacaagaTCAAAGAATGCTTCACTTACACTCTTATGAGAGGAAATAATACCACAATTATTATTGAATCTTCCAAAACTGAAATCTACAATGAATGTTTGCCTATATATAGGCTTTGGACTTTAAAAGAAAGAGGGAGGGGGAACGAGAAACAGGAAGGACTGGTCATCTAACAATAGACTTCAACTTAAAATAGCCTAAGTTACAACTGATAAGATATTCTACGAATTCCTTTCCCTTATTCATGTGACAACTAAACAACCTCATGCCACTGAAGTAATACTCTAGTGCCTTCTGTTTGTAGACCATGAAGGGTGCCTCTGTGGGAATCTTTAGCCTCAAAATGAATGCTCAGCTTCTCCATATGTGTAGCTCTTAGATTAGTAGTATCAGGTTCCCTCTTGAGCAATGCACTACTCATAGGCTCAAATGCACTACTCATAGACTCAAATGCACTACTCATAGGCTCTGTAGTACTTAAGTCAAGTCCATTTTGTAGTTGTTGCTTAGATTGTTGTGATTGTTGTTGGTCCCTAATGTCTTCAGTGTCTCCTGAACCAATCATATTTGGTTCATCTACGGTTTTCTTTTACGTGTGGAATGGCAATGTGCAAGTGCAAGGGTCTAAAAAATGCAAGGCTTACTCTTTCTTCCGCTGCTTTCGCTTTGAACTAGCACCCAATTTTTCCAGCTCCCCTTCAAACCGGAGGTCGTTTGCTTGCTTTCTCTTccgtttcttcttctttttctcttcattGGCATCAGTGCTCACAATTTCTTTAGACGGCATTGATTTTTTAGCCACCTCTGATTCTGATTGAGGTTTCTGCAAATGAGTTataaattcaaacttaatatatGGAATCATTAAACTTGACatagagagaaaagaaaagaatgCACTAGTCCATAAGGCCTATGTAACTAAATATTTCTATCATAAAAACGGTTTGTGATTTGACATAGCATCACAAATAGAAGATTTGGAAACAAAGATGAATGTGCAAAAAGTAATAAGGCTTCTTCTGTTTAAGTAGCATGTAGGAGAGGCTCAACACAACAAAAAGAAGTTAAGGAGAAAGAAGATAATGCTATTTCTATCTAATGTAGTCCCTATAAGTAAGCAAAGAAAATCACGATCTTCTAAACAACGTATAAGAATCTCGTAAGGATGAGAGTAGTGGTATACTCTGGCTGTTAGTATAAGAATGCACTAATCCCTCGATAGTTGATAGTGTCCAACTTACAAGTCAATATTTAGTCGATGGTCCTAGACCCGTTAAAAGAAGAGAAGGGTGCTACTAAAGTATATCCTTGATAAAGCTCAATTTTACATTCTTTCTTAAGGCCAATATCCTTGCCAACAACTTACGAGTCGAAACATCAATCGTTAGTTATAAGTATTTGTTAATCAAAAAGTCAAGGATATAATTTAGTTTAACTTCTTGCAATTAACAAAAGAACTATATACACAAATACAGCCTTGTTGCATAATCAAAAACATTTAATCAAGAAGTCCAGAATTAGGGTTTTGTTTTCCCATCTGAAACTTTCCATGACAATGGTAAACTTAGCACTCGATATTTTATACTTTAAGACCCTCAATTGATTGATTTCGATTAGGGTTTTCAAGGTTGCTAGACCCATTTAGTATTAAAGCACGATTGAGCAAGGGCAACACATGCATATTCATTTACTGATTTACATGTACCAGTCTATTCAATTATACAGAATGCTCCAATTTCTTTAAACCATAATTCAACAGATAGTAAAATGATTTAATCCCTCCAACAACAATAAATATCAAAGAAACTAAGATTATCATTAACATTAAGAATAAAGGGGGAAAAAGGTATACATCTCGAGTTTCCTCTTTGTTGCTCTTCCTTTGAGCAATAGTAACATTTTTTGATTCATTTGCAGACCCTGAAACCATAACAACAAATAGTTACACACTTATTTAGAATAATCAACGAAAACTTTATTTCCTGAAAAGAAACGAGGGAGAAAAAACCAGAGGAAGAAAAAGACAAGATTTGGCGAAGTTTATTAGGCAAAGCATTAATTGAAGAAGTATTGGGTGGTGGAGGGAGACGGTTGTGGCCGCCATGAGCAGCTAAataatttttctctctcctcttcctTGCTTTCCCTCCCATATTTCTCTCGTTTCCTCTGTGTATCACAACAACTGCCGACTTAGTAGATACTGGCGAGGGTGCGACTCAAAGAGCCAAAAGGGGACCTAAAGATGGTGGCTGTCTACCAGCTCTAATTTGAGTGTTGGCGACTTAGGTATGTGTCTAATTATTGAGACCTAACGAATCTgggtttggttttggatttaaaaaataaaagggttgatgtgcaaattttatttaaccataagcgcacggtgtacgtgtagtACCGGGTCAAATACAAGTAAGTTAGGACGAGAAACTTACTAATTTCTATTAATTATATTgcttaaagagaaaaatgtttgATTGGTCGTTTAGCTATCaaactaaaaatgcaataaGAAATGTGGGTTTAAACTATATGATGAAAATATCTAGAGTGTCCGAAATCCCCTAAATTCTTATATGATCAAACTCTTATTAATGTCTATAAAATGTCGGATTAATTGTGTGattaaatatgatcttgttaatctcaaactcttgcTCTGtagattaactattagatttacaccttactaattcaattctcacacgctagttttattgaacgaattaataagaatttaactaaaatttatccTAAAGCAAAGTTGGTACTAAATTTCACACGTTAGTTCTATTGACTAATCcaacaaagcatatttaatttaagGTTATTGACATAATTCAAtcactttaatcctaatttcatagacacatttaataatcaaatcatatttgaattataagttcaaaccctaaccctagaaaatggaTCTACTCATTATTCATGGTggaaataataaacaaaacccTAGAATGAAACTAAGCATGATAATAGATAGTGATGGCCACAGTCCATGTTGGGCCGGTTCTGTTCCAGTTCCATCCAGTTCCGGTTCCATGTGGAACGTAATTCAAACGTTTCGGTTTCGATttcgggcggttccaaacggttccttggcggttcatgaggtgGTTTCGacggttccaactcgcgggtcgggcgggtcggaccatcggttccattcttatttctcctttaaatataatacaaaaatactataataatgcggacgtacctttgaagattacttgattattagcgaaattcattgcttgctatcgttattaaaatatttactaaaaataatgaaaaaaataaattagacctgatcatgggcggctcggcccgaaaaagtgagggttttggtaccaaaatatggcccgatgggcgggtttgggcagaaaataagtggcccgaatTTTTTTGAGACGGGTTTGGGATTGGCGTTTAGCCCGCGGGCtggcccggcccggcccgaaaaGTCATGGGTTTTGGCACTTGCATTAACATTATTGATATCATTTAATATTGTTCTAGGTCCGTCCCAATTGAAATAATTGCTTgacataattaaattttattctcattaattttctttggtgcaatttatattatgaaaaaattGCCTCTGTTAGATTGCTTAACGATTGGCGTAATAATTCCAAATAATCAATGTACTTAGTTTTTCTTTtcagtttgtttcttttttccAGAATATTCTTTAGATTGTTAATTTGATTTGCTGTCATATTTCTATACGAAAACAATATACTTTTTATGTAGTAATGTTAAACTAAATGCTcctatatgaaataattaaaaccgTTAGTACATGTACTGAAATATTGGAAAATAAcatcttaattaattttaaagaagaaaaatacaattccgttttaaaaatttaaaatgtttgaGCTAATATATTAGAGTtgtataataaaacaaacaaaatattataatgtataaataatatataacataggcccgcaaaTTACGGGTTTGGGTAGGAACTTTTAGGCCCGCACTTTGGCCCGGCCCACATCAATGGACTGTTTTTTCCCACCTGCTAGCCCGAcccggcccggtgtttgatcaggtctaaaataaattaataagaaacgataagatgattaataataaaaagagagagaaaatggacttgaacctaatATCCGAAGGAATACCAAGCtacctacgtatcccgaaggaatcaaagcccacgtagttctttgtcatatcttttatttgtagttgttgaatattgattgatcattgtccgattgatcctattcgtctttgtcatcatcatcttgttggttagatgcttccgctaactctcctcctgacgatgatgcagatgtatccatcatcatccatggatcatcatcattcttgagtccttgtgttcggagctccgcttgatcccaatctttcttgcaaacacatatttgaatagtatgtggagcaagacgagatctcttttcgtctagaACTTTTCTACCTGCATTAAAAGCTGACTACGATGCAATCGTAGAAGCTGGAACtacaaggatatcctttgcaattctcgataatatgggaaattttatggatttttctttccaccattctaaaatattttagCTACATTgatcaatttcaaagtgatatttaagataattatctaattctaaatatgaagtaGAGGGTGACGAAGAAGATGGTCCTACAAAAatatcatcttggcttattatgttagctattacaggattataataagtgggacgtgccgagacgctaaaacgcctagacgtatcgcgacttgggttaatacactagcatagtaatcataaacttctgctaaaatttttttacgatttccaacataattatgtacaatactaggcgggcgatctaatgattggtagtaaaatccaattactttagtaaggattttcgtcttaaaacatgggtctaaaattgtcgcaattccataaataaaaggaaaattagtaaaatacgtcttccacttgtccatcatatctgcaagaatcggctttaaattgTATGTTAGCATCATCATatgaatgtttaagaagatggtaaaaaatagtaatacattcacttattactaagtggacgtttggttagtcaacatatgaaaaaatcttagttgcgtggaaATACGCTTCTCATATGTTCTGTACGcgtatagctagttcccatgtttcatcacttatatggctatctgtacactcactatacagttgtgttataagtggacgataagcaatagccttttttaataaatcatgggTTGACCCCCAatgtgtaggagtatctaatgaccaatacactttttttagttgataatggtcacataaatGCTTATATCTTCTCTTAACCTGTCCaactctaagccacttcactatgtctctaatgggatctaataaatcacttatgTAACATGCTCAAATTTCTTattcttaatcttccgattaattattccgaaattttttttcgaattcccaatcctttggttatctaattcaaatcacctttaattcctaaaccttattccgattttgtaattttttccaaattttaaacttaaatatatatatatatatatatatatatacatatatatatatatatatatatatatatatatatatatatatatatatatatatatatacatatatatatatatatatatatatatatatatatatatatatatatacatatatatatatatatatatatatatatatacacatatatatatatatatacatatatatatatatatacatatatatatatatatatacatatatatatatatatacatatatatatatatatatacatatatatatatatatatatacatatatatatatatatacatatatatatatatatatatatatatatatatatatatatatatacatatatatatatatatatatatatatatatatatatatatatatatatacatacacatatatatatatatatatatatatatatatatatatatatatatatatatatacatacacacacacacacacatatatatatatatatatatatatatatatatacacacacacacacacatatatatatatatatatatatatatatatatatatatatatatatatatatatatatatatatatatatatatatatatatatatatatatatatatatatatatattgttgggtCTTAAGGTTTTGTTGATgatttcacttttaaataaacaaacatgttttagagattgttttgtaggtatatatccgattttgttgaaatcgttgatgaagcctaggacttgattcgtggaggttgtacatgtcttaaagattcaagaagttagataagtgtgATAATGTTGAAAGTAgatgtacagtctactgttcccaaaatgaacaatctaaaagaagttgaagctggagacaatatgctgttcctacgtagcaggtctggagaaaaacatcgattggaaaattgcagttattttattattctgttttagttgatgtaaacggttaaatcttaaattagttgcttaaattaattagtaagttaattggctaaactatttttaggttatctaaaaatagcctaagactttttcttcttaagattaagatctcctattttttaggatcttgtgtttttaattcctatgctatttcTAGCTTAAGGAAACcatttttctctttgagcaaatgacagccggacatttatttattggcaattccactatctttttattttgagaacgtagatgatagtgggaggtgtgtctaaggtaactgctggctgttcccactataaataggaggaactttgctcaaaccgtgtatcaattcaagagtgtccattaaagggagatcatttaagaaaaatattttctgtttttaaatgccaattaatttattatatttttcttaagtaattattttatttttatcctcttgagaattggccttgtaagggttattgagtgatttgttgtaattagacttatgagaagtctaagggaatagagaagagaagcataagaagagaaagagaaggagaaagtagagaaagagaattaggcctagagtagagaagcttcaagtgaagcaaactgttttatgtgattgtaattgattgcctaaaacatagtgagaattttgaaatcccggggggtcgtggctttccttcttattaggccaagaacgtttccacgtaaaatctttgtctcatttttatcttttgctttttaagtttaagctttattttgtttgttaaaattccgcaaattagaagaaaaacgaagtaaagcttgatacacaacaattcacccccgctcttgttgcattcgaacATCTCTGTGcatttcaacaattggtatcagagccctgttcctcatttaattagGAAACCCTGAGAGTAGTATCCTGTTctctggcaagatgttgaagatgaacgaacgcatagAAGAAGGGTACtgtacgcaaaggccacccatgttcgatgggaaattctatacctactggaaaaataggatggaaatcttcataatgaccgaaaattaccaagtatggagagtaattgaaataggagaCTTTgaagtgacgaccatcaactccaataatgaatcaattccaaaaccaatcactgagtatgaaaaggaagactttcaaaagatggaacctagggagaatattcaagagatgttcaccaggttcacaaatatcacgaacgaattagtctctcttggtaagatcattcccgttgatgaacaagtcaggaaaataatgagaagtcttccacaagatgagcgctagagagctaaggtcacagccatccaggagtccaaagatttcaccaagttcaatttggaggagctggctggttcactcatgacacacgaactgcatttgggaacagtggACAATTCCCAAAACAAAGGactggcacgtaaattcaaaaaattcttcaggaacagcagatatagaaaccaaagaaataataaggaaagaggaactgctaacatgaagacaaattttgaatgccacaaatgtggaagtactgatcacttcatcaaggattgccctctatggaagaatgagaagggcaaagggaagacaagggaagctggaagaatgccaaagaagggaaacttcagaacagattttcgtaaagcaatgatcgcagcttggggtgacactgaaagcgaagctgaaactgaagttccagtagaggaagaaaccgcaaatctgtgtctcatggcatctcacgaagagactaaggaaagagaggttcaagtgagggggaacaactcatggtatctcgacagtgggtgttccaagcacataacgggtgacaaatctcaatttctctcacttgaagcatatgatgggggaactgtaaccttcggtgataaaatgaagggtgagataatcgccagaggaaaggttggaaggtcaagttcccatgccattgacaatgtatttttagtcgagaatttaaaacacaatcttttaagtatttctcaattttgtgacaaaggtaactctgttaagtttacttctgaacgatgcataatttctaggaacaacacaggagatcCTGTGCTTGAgagaatcagaaaagggaacacttatgttgtggacctggacactgttcccaaaaccagtctaacatgtttaagcgttatagaagaagacccactgctttggcacaagcgtctaggtcatgctagctattcattgattaacactttaagatcaaaagacctagtaagaggattaccagcaataaaaattcctcaaaaatgaaatttgtgatccttatgctaaaggaaaacaagtgcggtcatcctttaaatcaaagtatctggtgactacctctagaccattagaattaattcatatggatctatgtggacctatgagaacacaaagccgtagtggcaaaagatatgtgtttgtcatagttgatgactatagtagatttacttggaccctatttttagtaagcaaagatgaatcttttgatgagtttgtttcttttgctaacaaaatacaaaaatctaccaataatctaattgttcacataagatcagatcatggcaaagaatttgaaaattcaaactttatgaattattgtaatgaatatggtataaatcacaattttttcgctcctagaacaccacaacaaaatggagtggtagaaaggaaaatagaaccctagaagaaatggctaggactatgttgattgctagtggtctacctagaaatttttgggccgaggccgtcaatactgcatgctatactttgaatcgtgtattataagaccaatcacttctaaaacaccctatgaattgcttaaaggtgttaaaccaaatatttcctattttcgtgtgtttggatgcaaatgttttgtcatataaatggaaaacaaaatataggtaaatttgatgaaagaagtgatgaagcagtatttctcggttattcatcacatagcaaagcttacaaagtttataataagagaacaatgtgcgtggaggaatccgttcacataatctttgatgaaactaacttttcaacaagtgaacaggaaataaacaatgtcaaaataggtcttgcaaatttagaagatgatgaagaaataaaggtgcaagatcaaggaacagcaggtgaacagccaatacaagaagacaaagaagaaactgaccaagtctAGGAACTGCCAACACAACTGGACCAGCAAAATGTTCCAAATTCAGCTGTTCCCgtagatgagcaaaatgatccagtagctgaacaaaatacCAATCAAGCTGTTgagccagaacatgctactattccctcaagagaatttgtgcccaaaccttggaaatatcaaagttatcatcctcttgatctgattataagtgatatgaataagggaacacaaaccagatcccaaatgagaaacttttgtgcacattttgcgttcctatcatcacttgaacccaaaaatcacgaagaagctctaaaggattccaaTGGATAGTAGctatgcaagatgaattgaacgagtttgaaagaaataaggtatggcacttggaacccaaaccaaaacacaagaaggtaattggtttgaaatgggtatttcggaataagctagatgagcatggaataattgtacgaaacaaagcaagactcgtggtcaaagggtataatcaacaagaaggtattgattacaccgagacatttgctccggtagcaaggttagaggctattagaattttaatttcttttgctgcatttatgaactttaagttatatcaaatggatgtgaaatgtgctttcttaaatggttttcttgatgaagaagtttttgttgaacaacccccaggttttgagaatacctcttgtcctgatcatgtctacaagcttgacaaagctttatatggcttgaagcaagctcctaggcaatggtatgaaagactatcaaagtttttgattcaaaataactttgtaagaggaaaaattgacaaaaccttattctttaagaataaaggttatgatattttagttgttaaaatttatgttgatgatattattttcggtgcgaccaatgaatgttatgtaaagaatttgccaaccttatgggcatagaatttgaaatgagcatgatgggagaattaaatttcttccttgatttgcaaattaaacaaactgaaaatggtatttttattcatcaacaaaaatacataaaagaacttcttaagaagtatgggctaaacaatgctaaaaccaaccatacacccatggctacaaatgttagattagataaagacctaaaaggaactaacgtagatcaaacaatgtatcgaggcatgataggttccttattatctaactgcaagtagacccgatatttcatttagtgttggtttatgtgctagatttcagtccaaccccaaagaatcacatttcacagcagtaaaacgaattttaagatatttgaagggaacagacgacttgtccctattttatcctaaaagtgatgtttatgatttaaaaggcttcagtgatgcagattatgcaggtgatctagttaatagaaaaagcacgtcaggtatggatTCTTGGCTCAtatttagtttcatggagttccaagaaacaaaacacggttgcattatccacagccgaagctgaatacgtagcagcagcagcttgctgttcccaaatgctttggataaaacagcaactaagagattttggtattaaaattgaacgcattcctatttattgtgataataccagtgctatatgtatatctaaagatccagtgcatcactcacgagctaaaaatatacatattagacatcattttcttaaggataatgtagaaaacaaaaatattggattaaagcatgttaatacaaatgaacaagttgcagatattctgaccaaaccacttccaagggaacaatatgaaaagatgagattggaacttggtatgatcaagctccactaaagttggttgcatgaAATTCCCAAtaaagcatcatgagaatgaaaaaggtcatgaatcaacctcaatatcttgattgagaatcaattattgaatggatcaggtaaacacttaataaagtttgtactatgaatgtcttctcgtttgtatgttgttaatttgatcagaccaaagtaGTATGTTCATTATTctcttcatataatattttataacatcataattcattctttttataatttaatatttcataattttgttcttcatttttttatatagagtcaacataaatcaataaaaaatatgggaaacggttttcatTTCTTCATATAACCCTTCCAAATCACAAGTAATGATGatggcattgatgagatgggacttaaggtaaccgtcatttcaaaacttttaaaagctgtCACCGTACATTATAATACGCATACATCTTCCTCTTCCTCAAGAAACCGTTCTCCTTCTTTTCTCTTAACCTTTTCAAAgttcaaaatgaaaaccccaagatattcaaaatcaggcaagaaaaccccTAAATCCCGTACACATACCCAGCCACAACCTCTAaaagtggttcatcctccaccattactggatGCTGCACCACCCACAACCACAGAAACCACAAAAGAATCACCCAAACACACTACTGAACCTACCAGTACCAAACACAAGATTTCATCACCAAaaagtggttcatcctccaaaGTAGTCAAACGTTCGAAGCATAGTGACcctaatagtgctgaagaaatCTCAAAAGAAATGTCTGTTGGTTTTGGACTCAAcaaatactggtatgactctaccaattttcctcaactgcatgacattttgcaacatcaagaatgggaagttttgatgtcaaattttagttgcaattccatttttccaaatcttatgcgagaatttatttcaaatttctcaaatgattatgggatgtgttctagtactgtcaagaacatcaaaatagaatttcatagtgcattgctgggggaatggtttaatgttcctaatgttgggtttgatacttactacgttggttcaaaaatagtattttctgggataaatgaaaaaacggttttaaaatttttagggattgagcaaagaaaagggaaaataagccataacattttgaatcctctgcataaattactgtacaatattgcacgaagatttattttgccaagaaactccaaaaggagtgaagtaagtttacgtgatgctacattgatttactgcatggctaatcacataaagataaattttccatctttgatgatatctcatttgtctgattgtattgagaagaaaaactttgttggttatggagggttgttgacctggattttcagaaaatttgatgtccctttggaagggttggagttcccaatgggacccaacATGAATATAGGTGCAAAGTGTCTACAAAATTTGcacttaaaattaaatgataaagaGATGTTAATACATGATTTAGAAGAAGTGATTGAAGTTGGGTCTGAAGTGGAAGaggttgaaaaagaagaagaaaaattgagggag
This genomic window contains:
- the LOC130811074 gene encoding protein PXR1, whose translation is MGGKARKRREKNYLAAHGGHNRLPPPPNTSSINALPNKLRQILSFSSSGSANESKNVTIAQRKSNKEETRDKPQSESEVAKKSMPSKEIVSTDANEEKKKKKRKRKQANDLRFEGELEKLGASSKRKQRKKEFLKAKKKKQKKGKSEQILDLPKRDEVKFGEVVEAPPKLAVIPTHKKYLDASRERLRIQAIEAYRSRKGWTNRLGVHLPPVSTSPDLL